The Sulfitobacter sp. HNIBRBA3233 genomic sequence AGCGGCGCATCGCCTCTCCCACCATCGCTTTTGGTGGTGCCTCCGGAGCGAATGAAACGGCTCTGACCGAACGCACTTTTGGCGAGGTGACGGATTTCGTGCTGAACGGTGCGTTGCCCTCCACCGTGACGCAGGCCGAGGTGATCGCCAATCCCTCCAACACGATTCTACAGGGCACCATGATCCAGGCCGTCATGGAAACCGCCCTTGACAGCTCCCTGCCCGGCCAGACCCGTGCCGTGGTGTCCGAGGATGTCTACAGCGTCGATGGCGCGCGCCTCTTGATCCCCCGCGGATCCCGCCTCATCGGGCGCTACCGCGCCGGCGTCGATATCGCGCAGCGCCGCGTCACGATTGCCTGGGACCGGATCATCCTGCCCGACAACCAGACCGTCCAGATCAGTTCATTCGGGGGTGATGAACTGGGCCGTTCTGGCGTCACGGGTTTCGTGGACACACGCTTCGCCGAGCGTTTCGGGTCGGCCGCCTTGATCTCGCTGATTTCCGCGGCACCAAGTGCCGCCGCCTCCGAGGTCCAGGATGAGACTGCCGCCGACGTTCTCGAAGACGTTGGCGATGATCTGGCAGATGCCACGGACAGCGTCATAGGCGATTACCTCTCCATCGGCCCCGTCATCTATGTCGACCAGGGCGCGCGCGTCACTGTCATGGTCGACCGCGATCTGGAGATATTCTGAGCCCATGTCGCTGAGCTATCTT encodes the following:
- a CDS encoding TrbI/VirB10 family protein, encoding MSDTENTELEKRLAALEKGSARAPIAAQRRSPFLALIVVLVIGAGGALLYLLSQPDEEEALPTATPDVFQNEGDGFGAIETLPPPEPEVVFVEPDPDEPNAELLAQISALQAQIEELRNAPEAIVEDNTAAAEAIDALTAQIAALQAASEAAQERFQAELTARDRTLEQLRMDLELAQLEASRPLPAPPGPTEDELRAREQERLRREEEARRMAELERRAAEERAFQERRIASPTIAFGGASGANETALTERTFGEVTDFVLNGALPSTVTQAEVIANPSNTILQGTMIQAVMETALDSSLPGQTRAVVSEDVYSVDGARLLIPRGSRLIGRYRAGVDIAQRRVTIAWDRIILPDNQTVQISSFGGDELGRSGVTGFVDTRFAERFGSAALISLISAAPSAAASEVQDETAADVLEDVGDDLADATDSVIGDYLSIGPVIYVDQGARVTVMVDRDLEIF